A genomic region of Ktedonobacteraceae bacterium contains the following coding sequences:
- a CDS encoding C39 family peptidase, whose product MSSAVITALLLLTIVLIIGSIVVSVFLERRRYVRRLALQSQEPGVSSDRRITLVLQLQDGTLLGLEKPVTPPAFTLPSSWYTRHRMFVTVCLLVMLLLTLFIQSGIVDGALHELNDGIALLSFAQHTTGIALNTAAHQNQAPGLPLTASQRLVRVDSADRRQYYTDYQWNVWSYSSCSGISMEEVMNAYGRHLIAADVLQVELNLGVWSVSEGLLREDGVALTAAYFGFNASLSHARTLDDIISLSNKGYPVIVSVRDSYYFPGGHLFVIRGGDSSYVYIADSSPADFQRMTHAMFLGMWQGFSAVLTPR is encoded by the coding sequence ATGTCGTCTGCCGTAATCACGGCGCTCTTGCTTTTGACAATAGTGCTGATCATAGGCAGTATTGTCGTCAGTGTTTTCCTCGAACGGAGACGCTATGTCCGTAGACTTGCTCTCCAGAGCCAGGAGCCGGGCGTATCATCTGACCGTCGTATTACCTTAGTTTTGCAGCTCCAGGATGGAACGCTGCTGGGCCTGGAGAAACCTGTAACTCCTCCTGCCTTTACACTACCCTCTTCCTGGTATACCCGCCATCGCATGTTTGTCACAGTTTGCCTGCTCGTAATGTTGTTGCTTACCCTGTTTATACAGAGTGGCATTGTGGATGGGGCGCTGCACGAGTTAAACGACGGCATCGCCTTACTCAGCTTCGCGCAGCATACCACCGGTATTGCTCTAAATACCGCTGCGCACCAGAATCAGGCTCCTGGCCTCCCGCTTACGGCCAGCCAGCGCCTGGTGCGCGTGGATTCCGCTGACCGCAGGCAGTACTATACCGATTATCAATGGAATGTATGGTCCTACTCCTCCTGTTCGGGCATTTCCATGGAGGAGGTGATGAATGCGTATGGTCGCCATCTTATCGCTGCCGATGTCCTGCAGGTGGAGTTGAATCTGGGAGTATGGTCGGTGTCTGAGGGGCTGTTGCGCGAGGATGGTGTCGCGCTTACGGCGGCGTATTTTGGCTTCAATGCGAGCCTCAGCCATGCGCGTACATTGGATGACATCATAAGCCTGAGTAATAAAGGGTATCCTGTGATTGTGAGTGTGCGCGATAGCTACTACTTTCCAGGAGGTCATCTCTTTGTGATACGCGGGGGGGATAGCAGCTATGTCTACATTGCGGACTCTTCTCCGGCAGATTTTCAACGCATGACGCACGCGATGTTTTTGGGCATGTGGCAGGGATTTAGCGCGGTATTGACTCCACGTTAA